The following are encoded together in the Scyliorhinus torazame isolate Kashiwa2021f chromosome 6, sScyTor2.1, whole genome shotgun sequence genome:
- the LOC140425532 gene encoding leukocyte elastase inhibitor-like isoform X1 has translation MDNLSKANCRFTLDLFRKLIEENEAGNIFFSPFSISTALAMVYLGARNNTASEMAKALHFDQVGDVHSGFEKMQSDINRADVAYLLKVANRLYGEKSYNFLEEFCKSTMKFYGAAMLPVDFETAADKTREEINKWVEVQTEGKIRDLLAQGSLDSDTRLVLVNAIYFKGSWAEKFDVRCTEEMPFRLNKNESKPVKMMYQTNKFFFRPVPEFKLHILELPYVDNDLSMIILLPDDIMDDSTGLKQLEQALTLEKLQEWTLPNQMRKPEVDVRLPKFKLEEEYDLIRPLSSLGMRDLFDRSRADLSGMSGDRDLSVSKVAHKSFVEVNEEGTEAAAATGTIIVLQCYTPPQRFTADHPFLFFIRHNKTNNILFFGRYTSP, from the exons ATGGACAACCTGAGCAAAGCAAATTGCCGTTTCACTCTTGACCTGTTCAGAAAGCTGATTGAGGAAAATGAAGCCGGCAACATCTTTTTTTCTCCATTCAGTATCTCCACCGCATTGGCCATGGTTTACCTTGGCGCAAGAAATAACACTGCATCTGAAATGGCAAAG GCTCTCCATTTTGATCAAGTTGGAGATGTCCACTCTGGATTTGAGAAAATGCAATCAGACATTAATCGAGCTGATGTCGCGTATCTGCTGAAAGTGGCCAATCGATTATATGGGGAGAAGAGCTACAACTTCCTAGAA GAATTCTGTAAATCCACCATGAAATTCTATGGAGCAGCGATGTTACCAGTTGATTTCGAAACTGCTGCAGATAAAACAAGAGAGGAGATCAACAAATGGGTGGAGGTGCAGACTGAGG GTAAGATCCGAGACTTGCTGGCTcaaggctcactggacagtgataccAGACTCGTGTTGGTGAATGCCATCTACTTCAAAGGAAGCTGGGCTGAAAAGTTTGATGTGAGATGCACAGAGGAGATGCCATTCAGACTGAATAAG AACGAAAGCAAGCCAGTGAAGATGATGTACCAAACAAACAAATTCTTTTTCCGTCCCGTTCCTGAATTTAAACTCCATATTCTTGAGCTTCCCTATGTTGATAATGACTTAAGCATGATTATCTTATTACCAGATGACATCATGGATGATTCCACCGGTCTCAAGCAG CTGGAGCAGGCACTTACATTAGAGAAACTACAAGAGTGGACACTTCCCAACCAGATGCGGAAGCCGGAAGTTGATGTTCGTCTCCCCAAATTTAAACTGGAAGAAGAGTATGACCTTATCCGGCCCCTATCCAGTTTAGGCATGCGGGATCTTTTTGATCGTTCGAGGGCCGATCTATCTGGAATGTCTGGAGATCGTGACCTATCCGTGTCCAAAGTTGCGCACAAGTCTTTTGtggaggtgaatgaggaaggaactgaagcagcaGCTGCGACAGGAACAATCATTGTGCTTCAATGCTACACCCCACCACAGCGCTTCACTGCCGACCATCCCTTCCTCTTTTTCATCAGGCACAACAAAACAAATAACATTCTGTTCTTTGGTCGATACACATCTCCCTGA
- the LOC140425532 gene encoding leukocyte elastase inhibitor-like isoform X2, whose product MQSDINRADVAYLLKVANRLYGEKSYNFLEEFCKSTMKFYGAAMLPVDFETAADKTREEINKWVEVQTEGKIRDLLAQGSLDSDTRLVLVNAIYFKGSWAEKFDVRCTEEMPFRLNKNESKPVKMMYQTNKFFFRPVPEFKLHILELPYVDNDLSMIILLPDDIMDDSTGLKQLEQALTLEKLQEWTLPNQMRKPEVDVRLPKFKLEEEYDLIRPLSSLGMRDLFDRSRADLSGMSGDRDLSVSKVAHKSFVEVNEEGTEAAAATGTIIVLQCYTPPQRFTADHPFLFFIRHNKTNNILFFGRYTSP is encoded by the exons ATGCAATCAGACATTAATCGAGCTGATGTCGCGTATCTGCTGAAAGTGGCCAATCGATTATATGGGGAGAAGAGCTACAACTTCCTAGAA GAATTCTGTAAATCCACCATGAAATTCTATGGAGCAGCGATGTTACCAGTTGATTTCGAAACTGCTGCAGATAAAACAAGAGAGGAGATCAACAAATGGGTGGAGGTGCAGACTGAGG GTAAGATCCGAGACTTGCTGGCTcaaggctcactggacagtgataccAGACTCGTGTTGGTGAATGCCATCTACTTCAAAGGAAGCTGGGCTGAAAAGTTTGATGTGAGATGCACAGAGGAGATGCCATTCAGACTGAATAAG AACGAAAGCAAGCCAGTGAAGATGATGTACCAAACAAACAAATTCTTTTTCCGTCCCGTTCCTGAATTTAAACTCCATATTCTTGAGCTTCCCTATGTTGATAATGACTTAAGCATGATTATCTTATTACCAGATGACATCATGGATGATTCCACCGGTCTCAAGCAG CTGGAGCAGGCACTTACATTAGAGAAACTACAAGAGTGGACACTTCCCAACCAGATGCGGAAGCCGGAAGTTGATGTTCGTCTCCCCAAATTTAAACTGGAAGAAGAGTATGACCTTATCCGGCCCCTATCCAGTTTAGGCATGCGGGATCTTTTTGATCGTTCGAGGGCCGATCTATCTGGAATGTCTGGAGATCGTGACCTATCCGTGTCCAAAGTTGCGCACAAGTCTTTTGtggaggtgaatgaggaaggaactgaagcagcaGCTGCGACAGGAACAATCATTGTGCTTCAATGCTACACCCCACCACAGCGCTTCACTGCCGACCATCCCTTCCTCTTTTTCATCAGGCACAACAAAACAAATAACATTCTGTTCTTTGGTCGATACACATCTCCCTGA